The following coding sequences are from one Acipenser ruthenus chromosome 7, fAciRut3.2 maternal haplotype, whole genome shotgun sequence window:
- the LOC117415088 gene encoding disintegrin and metalloproteinase domain-containing protein 8-like has translation MHWILPFLSFLICHCKLASCSNEFAQLADVEKYEIITPHRLTKGRPKRDISSKEVPYPEKVQYALTIEGKNYTINLEKNRIILGKDYTETYYLQNGTEVTSSPNVEEHCFYQGHIQGVKDSSVSINTCSGIRGLLMAEQKVYLIEPLNGAAEGAHAVYRQEHLRLKRATCRDSNETVYDHGPKLAGIFKTPIWKSAPLAKGNRFVEMFLVVDNREYAKYNKDMQEIRSRMLEVVNHVDKLYRPVNIRVVLVGLEVWTYRDKFVVSTDPDKTLSSFLDWRKTDLLKKKKHDNAQFVTGINFEGSTVGLATKFAMCSGDSGAVNEDHNRSPIGVASTIAHEMGHNLGMSHDDSDCICEASKSRKGCIMAGSIGDIYPHSFSSCSQQALQQFLSHYNPSCLLNTPNTDDLYGGPVCGNDFVEQGEECDCGTVEECRNSCCNATTCRLKEGAQCAHGECCHDCKIKPAGDVCRHSVSDCDLPEYCTGLSPQCPENAFQMNGSPCKFGQGYCFNGECPTHQQHCITLWGPAARVAPESCFLQNTRGDEHAHCKNLNKYQSCAEKDIKCGKIHCQDGNMFPITKQKYIITLHWTVQCKIAEMSKDADSEDLGLVPNGTKCEEGKVCYNGRCQDLDIYETEGCSAKCNNRGVCNHKKECHCDAGWSPPYCDVKLSELPKGGNAIIIGVTVAVVVLILAALITGGLMFCRRSGKENYPSKTKEKSGLSNPLFQGGGNKGSPRDGTPKISRPIFLESSSSPQLCTPLCVIVIPSRPPPQPPKAVEQSPMKYNTTSGQVVKPSMPPPVPPTKPGYSQAKPVPPTKPLPKLKAKPYTKPSPCAPVHSVKPPSAVPHWKQTQAGTRPKAALMPPGQPR, from the exons GTTCCCTACCCTGAGAAAGTGCAGTATGCCTTGACTATAGAAGGGAAGAACTATACCATTAATCTTGAAAAGAATAG aaTTATTTTGGGAAAAGATTACACAGAGACATACTATCTACAAAATGGTACTGAGGTGACTAGCTCTCCAAATGTTGAG GAACACTGCTTCTATCAAGGCCACATCCAAGGTGTGAAAGACTCTTCCGTCAGTATAAATACATGCTCTGGAATCAG AGGGCTTCTAATGGCTGAGCAGAAAGTCTACCTGATTGAGCCCCTGAATGGAGCTGCAGAGGGAGCCCATGCTGTTTACAGACAGGAGCACCTGAGACTGAAGCGAGCGACCTGCAGAGACTCGAATGAAACTGTCTATGACCATGGACCCAAACTTGCTGGGATCTTCAAGACACCGATCTGG aaaagTGCCCCTCTTGCAAAAGGCAACAGATTTGTGGAGATGTTCTTGGTTGTTGACAACAGAGAG tatGCAAAATATAACAAAGACATGCAGGAAATACGAAGCCGTATGTTGGAAGTTGTAAATCATGTTGACAAG CTTTATCGACCTGTTAACATACGTGTTGTGCTGGTTGGACTGGAGGTCTGGACATACAGGGACAAATTTGTTGTCAGTACTGATCCTGATAAAACCCTGAGCAGTTTTCTAGACTGGCGCAAGACGGATTTGCTCAAAAAGAAGAAGCATGACAATGCTCAGTTTGTGAC tggCATTAACTTTGAAGGCAGCACAGTGGGGTTAGCAACAAAATTTGCAATGTGCTCTGGTGATTCTGGTGCAGTTAATGag GACCATAATAGAAGCCCTATAGGGGTGGCATCAACAATTGCCCATGAGATGGGGCACAACTTGGGCATGTCTCATGATGATTCTGACTGTATCTGTGAAGCATCAAAGTCTCGCAAGGGCTGTATAATGGCAGGTAGTATTGG tgACATTTACCCACATAGCTTCAGCAGCTGTAGCCAGCAGGCCCTACAGCAGTTCTTGAGTCATTACAACCCCAGCTGCTTGTTGAACACCCCCAATACAGATGATCTGTATGGAGGCCCAGTGTGTGGAAATGACTTTGTGGAGCAGGGAGAAGAGTGTGACTGCGGGACTGTAGAG GAATGCAGGAACTCTTGTTGCAATGCCACAACCTGCAGATTAAAGGAAGGGGCCCAGTGTGCTCATGGGGAATGCTGTCACGATTGCAAG ATCAAACCAGCTGGAGATGTGTGCAGACACAGTGTGAGTGACTGTGACCTGCCAGAGTATTGCACTGGCCTGAGCCCACAGTGTCCAGAGAATGCTTTCCAAATGAACGGATCCCCTTGCAAGTTTGGACAGGGTTACTGCTTTAATGGAGAGTGCCCCACACACCAGCAGCACTGCATTACCCTTTGGGGACCAG CTGCCAGAGTCGCGCCAGAATCCTGCTTTCTGCAAAATACAAGAGGAGACGAGCATGCTCACTGCAAGAACCTCAACAAATATCAAAGCTGTGCTGAAAA ggATATTAAATGTGGAAAGATACATTGTCAGGATGGAAATATGTTCCCAATcactaaacaaaaatatattataacCCTTCACTGGACAGTGCAGTGTAAAATAGCAGAGATGTCAAAAGATGCTGACTCGGAAGATCTTGGGCTGGTTCCTAACGGAACTAAATGTGAAGAGGGGAAG GTGTGCTACAATGGCAGATGTCAGGACCTTGACATTTATGAAACAGAAGGCTGTTCTGCAAAATGCAATAATCGTGGG GTCTGCAATCATAAAAAGGAATGTCACTGTGATGCAGGATGGTCACCACCATACTGTGATGTTAAACTGTCTGAGCTCCCTAAAG gTGGAAATGCCATCATTATTGGAGTAACTGTAGCAGTGGTCGTGCTAATACTGGCTGCCCTTATCACCGGTGGACTAATGTTTTGCAGACGTAGCGGGAAAGAGAACTACCCCAGTAAAAC aaaagaaaaatccGGACTGTCAAACCCATTATTTCAAGGGGGAGGTAACAAAGGGAGCCCTCGAGATGGTACCCCCAAGATCAGCAGGCCAATATTTTTGGAGTCATCTTCTTCTCCCCAGCTCTGCACCCCCCTGTGCGTCATAGTGATTCCCAGTCGACCTCCTCCTCAG CCACCCAAGGCAGTGGAACAGTCACCCATGAAGTATAATACAACATCAGGACAG GTTGTAAAACCCAGTATGCCACCTCCTGTCCCTCCAACCAAGCCAGGATATTCACAG GCCAAACCAGTCCCCCCTACAAAACCTTTGCCCAAACTGAAAGCCAAACCG TATACAAAGCCTAGTCCATGCGCTCCAGTACATTCTGTGAAACCTCCATCAGCAGTCCCACACTGGAAACAGACTCAG GCTGGAACAAGGCCAAAGGCAGCACTGATGCCTCCTGGTCAACCAAGATGA